One Solibacillus sp. R5-41 DNA segment encodes these proteins:
- a CDS encoding IS3 family transposase (programmed frameshift), with translation MAKMSPEDKLAAVQRYVNGKESSRTVAADFGISHRYLLSLVKQYEHNGVEAFIRRYTNYTKAFKLDVLNYMAEYGTSFNETAAFFNIAGASSVQNWKKQLDTQGEDALQPKKKGRLSMKKESTKQPKNVLAEGSTEALQARIKQLEMENEYFKKVECLSSSQGKIATKDKVKVICELRHKYSVKALVAYADIQRSTFYDMAKKFDLPDPDVDLKAEIQAIYDEHEGRYGYRRIRDELANRGQKVNHKKVQRIMKELGLKCIVRMKKYKSFKGTVGEIADNILDRNFKAEAPNEKWVTDITEFKLFGEKLYLSPVLDLFNGEIITYTIGSRPTYSLVSEMLEKALKRLPEDHQLLMHSDQGWHYQMKQYHHSLKARGIVQSMSRKGNCHDNSVMENYFGIMKSEFLYLKEFESIEHFKEELEKYMNYYNTKRIKAKLKLSPVQYRTQFTQAA, from the exons ATGGCAAAAATGAGCCCAGAAGATAAATTAGCAGCGGTTCAACGATATGTAAATGGCAAGGAAAGCTCAAGAACGGTCGCTGCAGATTTTGGTATTTCACATCGTTATTTATTAAGCTTAGTGAAACAATATGAACATAACGGCGTAGAAGCTTTCATTAGACGATATACAAATTATACGAAAGCATTTAAACTAGATGTACTTAACTATATGGCTGAATATGGTACGTCCTTTAATGAAACAGCTGCGTTCTTTAACATTGCGGGTGCTTCATCGGTACAGAATTGGAAAAAACAACTCGACACTCAAGGAGAAGATGCCCTTCAGCCAAAGAAAAAGGGGCGTCTATCCATGAAAAAAGAATCGACTAAACAACCTAAAAATGTACTAGCAGAAGGCTCTACTGAAGCACTTCAGGCGCGTATTAAGCAGCTTGAAATGGAAAACGAGTATT TTAAAAAAGTTGAATGCCTTAGTTCAAGCCAAGGAAAAATCGCCACGAAAGACAAAGTAAAAGTTATTTGTGAATTAAGGCATAAATATTCGGTGAAAGCGCTTGTGGCATATGCGGATATTCAACGTAGTACGTTTTACGATATGGCGAAAAAGTTCGATTTACCCGATCCAGACGTCGATTTAAAGGCTGAAATCCAAGCGATTTACGATGAACATGAGGGTCGTTACGGCTACCGTCGCATTCGTGATGAGCTCGCGAATCGTGGGCAAAAAGTGAATCATAAGAAGGTTCAACGCATCATGAAAGAACTTGGCTTAAAGTGTATTGTCCGCATGAAAAAATATAAATCTTTTAAAGGCACGGTTGGCGAAATTGCGGATAATATTTTGGATCGCAATTTCAAGGCCGAAGCACCGAATGAGAAATGGGTAACGGATATTACAGAGTTCAAATTATTTGGCGAGAAGCTTTATTTATCGCCTGTTTTAGACCTGTTTAACGGAGAAATTATCACCTATACAATTGGCTCTAGACCTACCTATTCACTGGTTTCAGAGATGTTAGAAAAGGCGTTAAAACGCTTACCAGAAGACCATCAGCTATTAATGCATTCGGATCAAGGCTGGCATTATCAAATGAAGCAATATCACCATTCCCTAAAAGCAAGAGGCATTGTGCAAAGTATGTCACGCAAAGGAAATTGTCACGATAACTCTGTAATGGAGAATTACTTTGGCATCATGAAATCTGAATTTCTTTACTTAAAAGAATTTGAAAGTATCGAGCACTTTAAAGAAGAACTAGAAAAATATATGAATTATTACAACACGAAACGTATCAAGGCAAAATTAAAACTGAGTCCGGTGCAATACCGAACTCAATTTACCCAAGCTGCCTAA
- a CDS encoding helix-turn-helix transcriptional regulator encodes MNNHIKELRKLAKLSQEELAKLCKVSRQTINAIENDKYDPTLQLAFNIASILETTVDRLFINK; translated from the coding sequence ATGAATAATCATATAAAGGAATTGAGAAAATTAGCTAAATTATCCCAAGAAGAACTTGCTAAACTCTGTAAGGTTTCCAGACAAACAATAAATGCGATTGAAAATGATAAATATGATCCTACTTTACAATTAGCATTTAACATAGCGAGCATATTAGAAACTACGGTAGATAGGCTATTTATAAATAAATGA